The Palaemon carinicauda isolate YSFRI2023 chromosome 9, ASM3689809v2, whole genome shotgun sequence sequence TATACCTACAAGCTCATCATCTGATACACCTAGCATGTAACTCCGTGTAGTAATGTATTTTGTATAACGAACTATAAATACACTGTTACTGGTTCTTTTTCAATGAAAGTTAAATACACAAGATAAAAAAAAGTCTGTACAGTTCATATACAGCAGCACCTACCATTTAGGAAGTTCTACGCAGCGAAATCTCGCGATGTATGATACATACAATCCTCAAGGTGCAGTAGTAGTGTTCAGTATTGAACATGAGGTATACATGGATCCGTACTTTTATGTACACAGTATGTAACAATTCCCTACGTATGAGATCTGTAGCTTAATGCTTGTTGCTTGACAAAATCGTGTGAAAGATGCTTAAATGATGAAGGATCATGGGAGAGTGAGACAGAGTCAGCCAGAGTGAAACAGTGCGATGGCCGGGTGCATAAAAGAGAGGGTGGTTTGAACACCTCGGGCTGCGCAGCACTCCTAACAGCGAAGATTTGCTAAGAATTAAAACCTTATTCAAATATAACACAATCTCCATATGGGGAATGTCAAAACTGCAATAAAACCTGTGAGGACATAATTTTGATAGCATATACTACAATATttatgctatttaaaaaaaaaaactctttacatgaaaatgaaatagtgaaaagtaataaaaaatttgttttcttaatttttcctcaCTGTACTATACTTTAcccaggagatatttatttcagttaCAATACAATAATATAAGATGTACAATATTAAACACCTGGAATTGTTTTAAAAAGGTAATACAGTAGTATACATAAGCTAACATTATGTAAGAAAAAATTTGTTTATGTGATGAAACGAAGcgaaatataataatgattatattactttataacaaaattatataacagtatatacagtatacataataacTATGAAATGCATATAACAAAGAAATATTAGGAATCCTCGTTTTCTCACCTTAAAAGAGCGTTGTTAATTACCTCTTAGTTGAGAGATATGAATGAAATACAGATAAAGTTTAGTGTAACTGTACTGTACTTATTTATAAATACTAGAAACTGTAGGAGTATTTATTACACTCAGGGCatcttataaaaaaatatagtaaaatacacacatactacatacatacatatatatacacatactacatatatacacacatacatacatacacacacacacacacacacacacacacacacacacacacacatatatatatatatatatatatatatatatatatatatatatatatatatatatataatatacatatatatatacacacaacagtgTAAATTtctaataagccacaaatacccctTGATAACTAATTCATTCTTCCACAGGACCACATCCAACgaaaaaatattttactaaaaaCAATGTACTACATGAATTATTGTCAACAACTGCTTATTTTTGGCGCTGTTCTTTTGTGAGAAATAACGAGAATGTTAAATAAATCATCAGCCAATCCAACTAAGAATCTTTTTTGCCACCCCTTCAGATTTACTAAGAACAAAAGCGTGGGGGTAGCCCTCCTCGCACAGGAAACTAGTTAGCCCATCAATCTTCTGCAGTAATTCAGTTCTGTAGAACTGAGGGACCCAGCCATCGCTCGCACCGTAATAAAGTACAAGTTTGTCTTTATGCTTGCTTACCGTCTCTATGTCAGCATTGATGACATACACGAGTTCGGCATATGCCATCCAAAGGACGTTCTGAATGATTTTAGGATGTAGCAATTCAATGGTTGCTTTCAAAGAACCCTCTGATATGTCTTTTTTTGAAAAGTATAGCTTTAAGATGAATTCTTTTACGGCACTTGGGAGGACATAAGCGAATATCGTCAGGAATACGGTTAACCAACGTAAATACGAAAACAGGGGCCACAACATCTGTCCGTTTGGAGTTATTTTCATCCTTTCAATTGTAGGAAAGAGAAGGTAATTCTTTTCAAATGTTACATCTGAATGAGCTTCCATGGCTTTCAGAAGCTTTAGGATAATGTAACTACCAATGGAATGTCCTATTAAGGTGATTTGTGTACCCTTCGGTACATGATCCATGATAAATGCTATCTTGTGTTCCACTTGCTCGTCCAAGTCGTAGACATGTTCTTTACCTGAAAAGAATTCAATCTCATATAAGGAAgagttgctgtctcacaggattttttatacaggagagggggttcccagccccctcgtcccatcccttttagtcgcctcttacgacacgcagggataacgttggcgctattctaattttcatttgttgatgtcggctaccccccaaaattgggggaggtgccttggtatatgtatgtatgtataaggaagagaagtaagaagtaaataagaaataaatcaagGCTTTCAAATTTTCCGGGTAAAAATTCCCTACGTTAATAAACATTGAAACCTAAGCAATGAATAGCAAGTCTATTGTAGCTTATCATTTCAACTTCCCTGATACATGGTGTCTAAGAactaattattaaaaagaaaaattttattttttgtgacAAACTCATTACTTAAACTGTACTATCAGGCAATTTTGTGATTCACAAAATCCCAGGTCCATAAGTCTTTTGTTTAAAGAGCGCAACTCGgccccattaaaacaatgttattttgaggTTACTTCAAACTCTATCTGCATTTTTGTTTCTTGACCAATTTCATTTAAAAAACCCTTGAAAGATAATTCTATATAAAAATTCTGAAAATAAACTTGAatagaattttaatttttgtatatgtattaatTTATCAATGTACAGAAGATGCTTTCAATTGTGACTAATTTTCATATGAAACTTTTTGGGTTTTTCAGTTGATTTCTAGATTTTAGTCTATAAAATTCTTTCTTTTCATGTCCGAAtgacaaaaaaaacagtaaattctAAAAAAAGTAGATGGCATTTTACTCCAAAACTTTTATCATTTGAGAAGAAAGGCTTCATAGTTTTTTAAATTGATTGAATACTCTTTACTACAGCATACATAAAACTAAAGTTTCCAGTTTTACTCCCTTTAAGAGGCCACAAGCAAGTCTCTCTTTCCCCCCGAAGTGACATCTGGCGACTATTGGTAACTCGAGGTGTGGTTGGCTACTCTTGCTCTATTCAATCTTGAAGTCGCAACTAATTTCCTATCCTCCTGACATGAGTCAGTGGGGTGGAGGAAGAGCAtgcatatgaacatcaggtgagtatagaaattaaaaattttatcatcaaaattcaaTTGTTTTTTATAAACCTCCCCTGATGTCTGTATCACTGACTCATACTCTGATGGAGTGGGtcatgaaggaaagagataggaaatttagtCTTAGAAAACATAGGCTATGGGGGCCTATGTGCTAACATTCCTGACTGttgatcgccatactggggtttgagacccggtcaaactcgttagtaccgttggtcactgcaaccttaccatcctcctGAGCTATAGATGAAGGGTTTAgttgagcatataggtctatctgatgggtcatcagcagccattgccaggtcctcattggtcctagcttgagtggagagtgggcttgggcgctgatcgtatgtatatatggtcagtctctagggcattgtcctgcttgatatgacaatgtcactgtccctagcctctgccattcatgagaggcctttaagacTTTAAAAACCTAGACTAATTAAATTTATCCATTTATAAAACTGAAGAAAATTCAACTTTATTAAACCACACTCCTAACAGCTACTAAGGCACCTAATATCCATTAATCTTGGCAAGAGAACCAGGATTCTTTAAGATATTGTTTACCAAATACCAATTTGGTATGCCCTTAGCTAAAACTTTTCAAAAGAAACATTCTTACAAAATTTCATTGATACAACTGCGCTTCTAACCTACTATCTAATGCATCAAAACTTCCGTTTCCAAAGATAGTATTAGATAAAAACTTTGGTAAAACTTTTGTCTTAAATAATATTCTTAGCTCTGAAAGCAGGCAAATGCAATAAGATCTCCTTATGTTCTCTAAAACCCACCTTATAAGAAAGTTTGCAATTCACTACTCCATTTAGCAGACAATAAtgccaaaagaaaaaagtattaCTGTGAGATCTTCAATAGAAAGATTTTCTAAATGACTAAATTTGAAtactttaaaatgatattttaattataaaataaatttttgaatatacttacccggtgaatatataatagctgcaactctgttgctcgtcagacaaaaaaacagtaaaaactcgccagcgatcgctatacaggttgcgggtgtgcccaccagcgccaactgtcggccagataccactctcgatgtaaacaaagactcaatttcttctcatcccactgcgtctctattggggaggaagggagggtcgtttaatttatatattcaccgggtaagtatattcaaaaatttattttataattaaaatatcatttttaaatatttaacttagccggtgaatatataatagctgattcacacccaaggaggtgggtagagaccagttaaatatgtttacatcgtataagctaagagttttttatttcatttgaacagttatcaatataacaaaaccaaaataaataggtacctggtaaggaagtcgacttagacgattactctgccttgtaagtacgtcttccttacggagcccagtgatcctcttaggatgctgacagacccccaggagctgaagtatcaagggctgcaacccatacaacaggacctcatcaaacccctaatctgggcgctctcaagaaatgactttgaccacccgccaaatcaacaaggatgcgaaaggcttcttagccttccggacaacccataaaaacaacattaaaacatttcaagagacagattaaaaggatatggaattagggaattgtagtggttgagccctcactgctacgaatggtcccagtgtgtagcagttctcgtaaagagactggacatctttcaagtaaaatgacgcgaacactgacttgcttctccaataggttgcgtccattatactttgcagagatctattttgcttaaaggccacggaagttgctacagctctaacctcgtgcgtcttaaccttaagcaaagatcggtcttcctcactcaggtgtgaatgagcttctcgtattaacaatctgataaagtatgacaaagcattctttgacataggcaaggatggtttcttaaccgaacaccataaagcttcagattggcctcgtaaaggtttagtacgagctaagtagaacttaagagctctaacagggcataagactctttctagttcattgcctatgatctccgataagctgggaatatcgaaagatttaggccaaggacgagaaggtaacTCATTTTTGgatagaaaaccaagttgcagagaacaagtagctttttctgacgaaaatccgatgttcttgctgaaggcatgaatctcactgactcttttagccgaggctaagcataccaggaaaagagtcttaagagtgagatctttcagggaggctgactgtaaaggctcaaacctgtctgacatgaggaatcttaggaccacgtctaaattccacccaggagtagccaaacgacgctccttagtggtctcgaaagacttaaggaggtcttgcagatctttattgttggaaagatctaagcctctatgccggaagaccgatgccaacatgcttctgtagcccttgatagtgggagctgaaagggatcgtccttttctcaggtataagagaaaatcagctatttgggctacagaggtactggtcaaggatacagaaactgacttgcaccagtctcggaagacttcccacttcgactggtagactctaatggtagacgctctccttgctctagcaatcgcactggctgcctccttcgaaaagcctctagctctcgagagtctttcgatagtctgaaggcagtcagacgaagagcgtggaggctttggtgtaccttctttacgtgtggctgacgtagaaggtctactcttagaggaagacttctgggaacgtctactaaccatcgaagtacctcggtgaaccattctctcgcgggccagaggggagcaactaacgtcaaccttgtcccttcgtgagaggcgaacttctgcagtaccttgttgacaatcttgaatggtgggaatgcgtaaagatccagatgtgaccaatctaggaggaaggcatctatatgtattgctgctgggtccgggactggagagcaatagattggaagcctcttggtcagcgaggttgcaaagagatctatggtgggttgaccccaagtcgcccaaagtctcttgcacacatccttgtggagggtccattcggttggaattacttgacctttccgactgagacaatctgctaggacgttcaagtcgccctggatgaacctcgttactagggagatgcctcgatcttttgaccagatgagcaggtc is a genomic window containing:
- the sturkopf gene encoding lipid droplet-associated hydrolase, whose product is MQLPFSGKSVQGLKIMAKICRQEILVRGKPTEFLSLGKSLNEDPKKILLIIPGNPGVVSYYREFMQYLYEGVQDTHSVWALSHAGHSHTSHLPFWPSKEHVYDLDEQVEHKIAFIMDHVPKGTQITLIGHSIGSYIILKLLKAMEAHSDVTFEKNYLLFPTIERMKITPNGQMLWPLFSYLRWLTVFLTIFAYVLPSAVKEFILKLYFSKKDISEGSLKATIELLHPKIIQNVLWMAYAELVYVINADIETVSKHKDKLVLYYGASDGWVPQFYRTELLQKIDGLTSFLCEEGYPHAFVLSKSEGVAKKILSWIG